In Methanobacterium aggregans, the genomic stretch ATCTTAAGACAGCTGTGAATGAATCCTTTGAAGGAGAAGTTACCATCCATGAAATTGGGAGGGTTGATTCATCTGGAAGGATCAGCATGATAGATAAGGATGGAAAAACAAAAATATTAACACCAAGAGGGTACCAGCACCTGAACTAATTTCCGTTCATAACCATCAAAAAATCATTGTTGGTTGTAAATCCCTCTTTAAAATAAGGAATATAAAAAAAATATTTTAAAAAACTAGTTTTTAAAGGTGGTGACATGAAGAAGGAAGCCATTCTTTATGAAAAAATTGGAAAATCCCTTAACTGTAAAGTCTGTCAAAGGCGCTGCATAATTTCAGATGGAAAAAAAGGATTCTGCAACATGCGCAGGAATGAAGAGGGAAAACTTTACAGCCTCAACTATGCTGCAGCTTCCTCTGTTTCAGTGGATCCAATAGAGAAAAAACCATTGTTCCATTTCTATCCAGGTTCAACTTCCCTGTCCCTTGGAACTCTCGGCTGTAACTTTCGGTGCAAGCACTGCCAGAACTGGACCATCTCCCAGGCAGATCTTGGGACTGTTCCAACCCAGGAAATATTTCCGGAAGAAGCTGTAAGGCTTGCAAAGGAATACAGATGCGGATCCATATCCTGGACCTACAACGAACCAACCATGTGGTTCGAGTACACCCTTGACTCTGCAAAACTCGCCCAAAAAGAAAATATAAAGACTGTTTACGTTACAAACGGTTACATGACAGAAGAGGCTCTTGATCTCCTATCACCCTACCTTGACGCTGCAAACGTTGACCTCAAGGGAATGTCAGACCATTTCTACCATGAACTCTGCGATGCAAGGCTTCAACCCGTTCTTGAAACCATTAAAAGTATGCATGAGTTGGGAATTCACCTCGAAGTCACGAACCTCATGATCCCAAGTTACAATGACTCCGATGATGATGTTAAGGCCCTTGTGAATTTCATGGTGGAGGAGGTTGGGGTTGAAGTTCCACTGCACTTCACTAGGTTCTTCCCATACTACAAACTGGATCATCTGCCCCCCACAGAAATTGCAACCCTAGAAAAGGCCCATAAAATGGCCAAGGATGCGGGTATGAGGTACGTTTACGTTGGAAATGTCCCATTCACAGATGGAGAGAACACTTACTGTCCTGAGTGCGGTGAACTCATTATAGAAAGAGATGGATTTGAGGTGGTTAGTGATAAGGTGAAGAATGGGAAGTGTTCCAAGTGTGGGGCTGGGATCGATATAATCGTTTAGATATTGTTTAGATCAATTTTTTCTGAAGCTTTTCATCCCTCAATTCCCTCAGAGCATCAGCAGCTATCCATTTAGCACTTTTAGAATCAGTACTCTTTATCTCCTCAGCAACTTCAATGGCTCTTTTGTTGAGGTTCTTGTTCCGCTTTCCGATCTGTCTTAAGGCCCAGTTAACAGCTTTTTTAACATATTTACGGTTGTCTTTTGATTCTCTTATTATGGGAGGGAAGAAATCTTCCATTTTATCATCAGGTGCCTTTTTATCGTGCACAGCTAAAACGGCAATTAGAGCAAAACCTGCCCTTTTAACGAATTCTTCATCACGCAAACTCCATTGAAACGCCTTTTTATACGCATAGGGTGTTTTTCTGAAGAGGTTGATGCAGCACTGATCGCATATCTCCCAATAATCAAATTCAGCAGCCCAGCTCTCCATCTGCCCTTCAGTGACCAGTTTGGGATCATCCACAATGGACGCCATGATCTTGGTTTCCCTGTAATCTGCATCCCATAATCTGGCTGCAAGTTCATGATCCTTTCCGACTTTACGTGCTATACGCCTTATTTCAGGCATCCTAACGGCGTAAGTCCTTTTTGGACTTATTCCAAATCTAGCCATTCCCTCCCTTTCCTCTGGTTTGGAAAGTGATTCCAGTTCATGGATTATATAGTCGTATTCCATACTAACCCCTTCATATTAACCCAAATTCAGCTTTTAATTTTTTTCAGTTCTTTATCTGCAGTGTAACCCATTCCCAAAGTTACTGTGGGAATTATTATGTATGTGAATCCTACGTCCGTCATGTAGTCTGAAAGGCCCATGTGCATGGGGCTTGGTGGTAAAAACATCACCAAATCTATTGCTATGCTTATTACAAACCATGAAACACCTATGAGGGCACTTTCCCTTAAAAAATCTTTGTTTTGTTGTTTGAAGTAGGTGATGGTCAGTGCAACCACGGTTACTGTAATAACAACCGGCATGATGGACTCAAAGAAGGGGTTTGCCCATTGTTTCAGGGGATATATCAAAAAAGAAACCAGAAATACTACAAGCCACATCAAGATGCCGTAAAGAATTATTTTAAGGGTTTTATTCATATTTTCACCAGGACATTTTTATTATTAACTTTTCTTATTAATTTTTATCCATATTAGTATTCCTTCAATAATTATTCAATATTAAAAGATGGTTAAACAACGATTAAGATCTGTATCCTCAACAATTTCAAAAAAAGTCATGATAAAATTAAATGACACTGCAAAAAGTAAAATATGAAGGGAAATTTTAATTTTTTTAATCCAATGCAGTTTTAAATCTAATCTCCGCTCATGCTGACCCTCTCAAACTTCTCTTTTCTATCGATCAACTTTGTAGCATCCACTCCAACCTTGGTTGTTGTGCCATCAGGTGTTGCACATGGGTCAAGGGAGGAACCCCTTGCTTTTGGAACTATTATGATGTCATCATCCCCTTTCACGCGCGTTGCAATTGCATATTCAATATCTTCAGGATCGAATATGTTTATATCTTCATCAACCACAATGCAGTGCTTCAATGATGGGTGAGCCGCAAGTGCAGCCATTATAACATTTTTACCATCACCCTGAGTCTGTTTCTTTATTGAAACAGCTGCATGAAGCCAGCAGCAGCCACCCTCTGTAAGTACTACATTCTGAACAGTTGGAACTGTGTTCTGAACTGCCTTGTATATCCTGGGTTCCTGCGGTAATCCCTGGAGAAGTTTATGCTCGTTTCCAGCAGGCATTATTGCATGGTAAAGTGGATCTTCCTTGTAGTGCATTTTATCAAGCTGGATAACTGGTTCCTGGCGCACCACGTCGTAGGTGTCTGTCAGGTCAACAAAGGGTCCTTCTTCAGCCCGTTCATGGGGCAGAATTTTTCCCTCAAGGAGTATTTCACAGTCTGGAGCTTCGATATCAACAGTATCACAGCGTATCAGTTTCATGTTCCCATTGTGGAATGTGTTGGCCACCTCCAGTTCATCTGCAGTTATTGGTATGGAGGTGCAGGATGCAAGGAGGGTTGCAGGATTCATACCAATAGCTATGGCTATTTCAAGAGGTTTATCCATTTCTTCAGCTTTTTTGTAGTAGGTGTAAAGGTTTCTTGGAACTATCCTGATTCCAAGTCTATCCTTCTCATTTACAAGCATCCTGTGTATTGATGCATTTCTTACCCCGGTTTCTGGGTCCCTGGCTATCACCACACCTGCGGTTACGTAAGCCCCCCCATCCTTTTTGTAGTGGGTTAGGATTGGAAGCTGGGATAGGTCTGCTTTTCCTGAGAATTTGAAGTTCTCACGAGCACTTTCTATGTTCTGGATTTTTTGAGGATTTTCCATTGCCTGAATTATCCTTCCAGTTATTTCAGGTACGTTTGCAGATATTGAACTGGCTATCTTCTCCCTTGTGTTGCAGACACCTGAGATTATCCTCATATCACTTTCTTCAACATTTTCAAATATGACAACATCCCTGGGATGTTCTCTTAATATCTTAGAGGCTTCATACTTTGTTGATATCTCTTTTTCAATTTTTACAACCTTAAATTCTTCTTCCAGGGTTTTAAGAAACTCTTTCATATTATTCACCCCATTATTCCCTTGAATCCTGTACAATGATAAATTTAAATTTTAAATTATTCTAAACAATTTCTTAAATTAATCTTAACGATTATTTGATCATGGTTGCAGCAAACATCACCAGAGCTATAACCACCAGTCCCAAGAGTATGTAGTTGGCACTGCATCCACATGAACTGCACTGAGGATCTTCAGATTCTGCAGAACAGACCCCCTTATTTTCAGCCTTCTTTTTCATTTTATCGCCTTAAATAGAACTTAATGAGTTAAATAACCAGTTAATATTACTAAATTCATCTGTTAAACAATCAGTTTAGAATCATTTTATATAGCTCATGTTGTTTTTGAACCTTAAAAGATCATTTTTTACAATTGAATCTCCCAATCCAAGGATTTCAGCTGCAAATAATGCGGCATTAGCCCCAGAATCTATTCCCATCGTTCCAACAGGGACACCCGGAGGCATGTTAACCATTGAAAGCAGTGCATCCATTCCCTCCATCCTTATGACACATGGAACACCTATAACTGGTTTTTCTGTGTGGGCAACCACAGCCCCTGTTACATGGGCTGAAAGTCCAGATATGGCTATGTAAAGTTTGACTCCCCTCATCTCATCCATGTACCTTTCAAATTTCTCAGGATTTCTTATTGGAGAGACAACAGTTGAATCATAACTTATGTTCATCTTATCAAGGAACATAGTGGTTTTCTTGGCCACCTTCATGTCTGAATGACTTCCTGATATCACTGCCACATCAGGATAACCTGGATCATCAAAGACTTCCCTGTAATTTTCCTGGGGTTTTGATTTTGAGCTGAACTCCTCCTTTGAATAGAAATTTCCATTGAGTTTTCCCTCAAGTTTTTCCTCATCATCCTTTATCTTGAAGAAGAAATTTCTGCGCATGGTGGAAAGTCTCTTACGCACCTCCTCGTCATGTGCTCCGATTATCTGGGCTGCAAGTATCGCTGCATTTTCACCCCTGTCCACACCCACAGATGCAACTGGTGCACCTATTGGCATCTGAACAGTTGCAAATAAGGCGTCAAGACCTCCAAATTTAACGTTAACAGGGACTCCCACAACTGGTTTGTGGGTGTTTGCAGCCATGATTCCAGGTAAATGAGCGGAAAGTCCTGCAATTCCTATGAAAACCTCCACACTCCCTTCAGTAGATTCTTTGACTATCCTTTTAACCTTATCATGAGTCCTGTGTGCTGAAGCTACCCTGACATCGTAGGGCACCTCCAGTGTTTCCAGAATATTCACTGCCTTTTCTGCTATTGCAAAATCAGATGCACTTCCAAGTATTATCATAACCCTTGGTTCCATAATAACCCCCAATTCTGTTTTAAATGTGATTTGTATTGTGAAATTAATTTATTCCAATCTTAAACCATTATACACTAAAATTATATGTTTGAAGAAACTAAATAAAGTTTTGTAAGGGATAAAATTTTTATATTGAAGTGAGTTCAATACTCGTAATTTATAATGAATGCAGTTCAATATGTAGAACACTTGCACTTATTAAATAATTGATGTTCAACTAAAATTGATGTTCAACAAGATCAAGAAAGGAAATATTTGAGGTGTAGCTTTGTCATGGACCATACTGATGCTTTTTCTTTTAATTGCATCCTTAAGAACCAAGAAAAAACCAGAAGACATGACTGTTTCAGTTATAATTCCAGCTTACAATGAATCAAACACCATCGAACACGTGGTTAATACTGTAAGATCCATAAATTACGTATCGGAAACCATAGTTGTGGATGATGGATCAACTGATGACACTGCAGAAATAGCAGAAACAGCAGGTGCCAAAGTTATAAAACATTCCACCAATAAAGGGAAAGGTGCTGCCATTAAAACTGGTTTTAAAAAGTCAAATGGAGATATAGCCGTCTTCTTAGATGGTGATCTCCACACTTTAACTGTTGAACAGGTTGAAAAAATTATAAAACCTATTTTGAATGGTGAAGCAGATATAACGAAAACCAAATTTAAAAGGGAAGCCGGCAGAGTTACTGAATTAACTGCAAAACCCCTTTTGAAGTTCTTCTTCCCTGAGCTGAAGTTCGACCAGCCCCTGAGCGGACAGTTCGCGGCTAAAAGAAGCTTCTTAAACAGTATAAACCTGGAAGATGACTACGGTGTGGATGTGGGAATAGTTCTGGATGCAGATGTCCGTGGGATGAGGGTTAAGGAAGTTGATATCGGTAAGATAGACCATGTAATGTCATCATTGAGTGATCTTAACGTTGTTGCCACAGAAGTTGTTAGAACAATTGTGGACAGGGCAATGGAGTATGGAAGGGTCACAATGATGGATTCCCTTGGTAAAGCCATAAGAATGGGGATATTAGGTCTCTCATTAATCACCCTGGGTGTTTTCTGCATATTCTTCATAAGGTTCATTCCACTGAACCTCGGATTGGTCATAGCAGGAATTGGTGCAGCTGTGGCTATCTTCTACATTGCAAGGATCATCAGAATGTCGTTTAAGGTTATTAGAAGATCTGAGGTAAGATTTCAAACCATTAGATCCTTCTTTTATATGCACAGCCCCATTATAGTGTCTGGTCTAATACTCATCGCAATGTTAACAACACTTCTCGGTGCAGTTCATGTTGATGACGGTAAGATATCCATTCAACCAAACTCCAGAAACCTCATAATCTGGAATCAGCCCCATGAAAACCAGAGTATTGATGTTAGAGGTCCTTACACAATTGACAGTGCAGTTGAGAATGAGTACGGCAGTATGAGAATGCCTCAGGAAGCTTTAAACACCTTGGAGTTGAATTATGGTGATTCCATATACATAAACGACCAGAAGTACAACATTACCTCAACACTCCCAGGGGAAGACAACATTATCAGAACGCCCTACACCGCCAGGAACTATTTGGGAATTCAAATAGGAGACAGCATTAGTGACAGCGACTTGCGTAACGTTTTTAAAAATTTATACGTTGAAAAAGCACTGCCAATTTCTGATCAAAATATAACCATGGATCAAGGATTCATAATCAAAACCAACAATGAACCAGGCAGAATTGTCAACATCTACGTTAACAACCAAAAAGTTGCAACAACGGTGGGAGTGCTGAAAAACGGGACATATACCATTTACGTGGATGGTTCAAAGTACAAGACCATTCAGTTCAACGATCAAAATCCTAATAAAACCTACTCCATTTACATGGGAAATTCCCTGATAAAGGTTGAAATTGGTGATCGTGTGCCTTCAGATATGGAGTTTGCACAATCGGATGAAGGTAAGTTCTTGAACTTCGTTTCAACTTAGAAAAATTAAGTTAAGGATTTAGTTAAGGATTAAAAAGAGCAGTTGAAACAACTGATTTTAATCCCTAACGAATTTTTCCTATTTAAAACCTTAAAATCAAGCAATATTTTTTTTTAAATAGATTTTTAAAAAATCATTAAATAATTAAGGTTTGTATCATTGAAGAACCAATTAGATAACTTTAAAATGAGTAGTTTTAGGTTTGAAGTTTTAAAAAAATGATTTAAATAAATAAAAATTAAATTAAAGTATAGTATAAAGAGAAGTTTGAAGGGAGGTTAATAGTAAACCTTAACAGCCTCTTCAATATCATTGTAAAGGCCTAAAGCTGCAAGAGCACCTATTTTACCTTCCCTACCTGTTACCTCAACGAACTGAACACCTGCTTCTTCCCCTATTTTTTCAGCTTCCTCTGCTGTTTTCATGGACTTTTTGGCAGATATTCCGTATTCCCTGATTTTTTCAGGAACCTTTATTCCATCCATGACCGCAATTGCTGTTTTATCAGACAAGGTACCCCTTTTAAGTAGATCACAGACTTTTTCAACAATTTTAGGTCTGTCACCAGGCATCACTGCAAAAACCAGGGCTATTGCGACACAATTCTGGGTTTTATTGGGGTTGTGAGGGTAAAGCTGGCACGTCACGTGGTCCAGGTATTCATAACCCATTTTAGCCATTTCCATACCTATGTTGTTTGCAAGGGTCCATGTTGCTCCTTCTTCCTTGGTATCAGTGTCATCGATCCCTATAACAAGTTTCTGCATACGGGGGGTGACAACTGCTGCCCTTCCAACCTTGGAACCTCCACCAACATCGTATAGTTCAACACGTTTAACTCCCTTGGCCATTCCACGGCACATTGCAGCTCCAACTCCTGCACCTGCAAGTCCTGCATGAACAACCTTAACTTCGTCACCTTCAACAACAACCTCTTCTATCCCTGCTGCTGAAAAACTTGGTTTGAGCTCCATATCTGCCTTGCCAACCTTCAGAAGGTATGTATGTTTATCTCCATCCCTTTTTGAGTCCAGAACCAGGTTGCTGGTTCTTTTGTACTGGTAGATCATCCACTGGGACCCTGAGATACAGGGGTGGTATTCAACAAGTTCCACCTGGTCTCCGTCGGCCATTGCAATGACTTTTTTATAGGGGGCTACCCAGGGGTCTTTAAATTTTTCTTTAAGGTCTTCTGGTTTTAGTATTTCCATTAAAATCTCCTTAAAACATTGATTATGAGTTTCAATTTTATAATTTTCAGTTGTTTATAAACTTAAATTCATGATCTTCTTTAATCCTCATGAATTGATATTAAGTCTGTTCCACAAACTTTTATTTTTATGGTCACAACTCATTGTTAAAAGTTTTAAAAATTTTTTTAAAAAAGAGGTATTGAAATATTTATTTAGCTAAGGCAGGTTTGGCCTTAAAAATCTTCATAAAAGCATATTATTTAAACTCAATATGGCCTAAAATCATCAGTTACATCTATTTAACGTGTTTTTGATTGATCGAATCGTTTATAATCATTTAATTTTAGAATGAGTATTTAAAAAATATTAAAATGGTTATTCAAGTCTTTCAACCATTTTAACAGCGGCCTCAACTGCACGTTTTGCATACTCAACGCGCTGGTGGGCTTCAAGTCTTGTCATACCTGGTCCAGATATTCCAAGGGCAACAGGTTTATCGTAGTCAAGGGCCAGGTCTGCTATTTTACGTGAAGCATGCTGGACAACGATTTCATCATGGCCTGTTGAACCTTCTATAACTGCTCCGATGGTTATGACGGCATCGATATCATCCTGTTTAAGGAGTTTTCTAACTGCAAGGGGCATGTCAAAAACACCAGGGACAGTTATCACCTCTGTTACTTCGGAATCAAGGAATTTAGCATGCTCTTTTGCTAGTTCTAACATCATATGAGTTATGTCATAGTTAAATTCTGCTACTACTGCACCTATTCTAACTTTTACCATTATTATTCCTCCAATTAGTTTTCTTGTGCCAATGCACTGATAATTTTTGAATCATGAGTGTCCGATATTAAATGGCTTAAATAAGAGCAATGTATGATACTGTACTTAGAGCCATTATAAAAATTATAAATAGTGCTATAGCTTGTGCTTTTGTCATATTTTAATCTCCGAGAAATTTAGAAATTTCTTCAAGGGATTCAACGAATGTTTGAACCTCTTCCTTTGTGTTGTAGTAATGTACCGACGCCCTGACACTTCCACCAAGTTCATATGCACCCACATGCCGTATGGCGGGAATTGCGCAGTGGTGGCCGCTCCTGACGCATATGTTTTTGAGTTCGTCAAGTATCTTGGCAACATCGTGTGCATTTACTCCATCTATATTAAAGGCCAATATACCATAAATATTTTCTGGACTTCCATAAACTATTGTGTTGTCTATGCTGCTGACACCTTCAAA encodes the following:
- the amrS gene encoding AmmeMemoRadiSam system radical SAM enzyme, which gives rise to MKKEAILYEKIGKSLNCKVCQRRCIISDGKKGFCNMRRNEEGKLYSLNYAAASSVSVDPIEKKPLFHFYPGSTSLSLGTLGCNFRCKHCQNWTISQADLGTVPTQEIFPEEAVRLAKEYRCGSISWTYNEPTMWFEYTLDSAKLAQKENIKTVYVTNGYMTEEALDLLSPYLDAANVDLKGMSDHFYHELCDARLQPVLETIKSMHELGIHLEVTNLMIPSYNDSDDDVKALVNFMVEEVGVEVPLHFTRFFPYYKLDHLPPTEIATLEKAHKMAKDAGMRYVYVGNVPFTDGENTYCPECGELIIERDGFEVVSDKVKNGKCSKCGAGIDIIV
- a CDS encoding DNA alkylation repair protein, which encodes MEYDYIIHELESLSKPEEREGMARFGISPKRTYAVRMPEIRRIARKVGKDHELAARLWDADYRETKIMASIVDDPKLVTEGQMESWAAEFDYWEICDQCCINLFRKTPYAYKKAFQWSLRDEEFVKRAGFALIAVLAVHDKKAPDDKMEDFFPPIIRESKDNRKYVKKAVNWALRQIGKRNKNLNKRAIEVAEEIKSTDSKSAKWIAADALRELRDEKLQKKLI
- a CDS encoding UbiD family decarboxylase produces the protein MKEFLKTLEEEFKVVKIEKEISTKYEASKILREHPRDVVIFENVEESDMRIISGVCNTREKIASSISANVPEITGRIIQAMENPQKIQNIESARENFKFSGKADLSQLPILTHYKKDGGAYVTAGVVIARDPETGVRNASIHRMLVNEKDRLGIRIVPRNLYTYYKKAEEMDKPLEIAIAIGMNPATLLASCTSIPITADELEVANTFHNGNMKLIRCDTVDIEAPDCEILLEGKILPHERAEEGPFVDLTDTYDVVRQEPVIQLDKMHYKEDPLYHAIMPAGNEHKLLQGLPQEPRIYKAVQNTVPTVQNVVLTEGGCCWLHAAVSIKKQTQGDGKNVIMAALAAHPSLKHCIVVDEDINIFDPEDIEYAIATRVKGDDDIIIVPKARGSSLDPCATPDGTTTKVGVDATKLIDRKEKFERVSMSGD
- the purE gene encoding 5-(carboxyamino)imidazole ribonucleotide mutase; the protein is MEPRVMIILGSASDFAIAEKAVNILETLEVPYDVRVASAHRTHDKVKRIVKESTEGSVEVFIGIAGLSAHLPGIMAANTHKPVVGVPVNVKFGGLDALFATVQMPIGAPVASVGVDRGENAAILAAQIIGAHDEEVRKRLSTMRRNFFFKIKDDEEKLEGKLNGNFYSKEEFSSKSKPQENYREVFDDPGYPDVAVISGSHSDMKVAKKTTMFLDKMNISYDSTVVSPIRNPEKFERYMDEMRGVKLYIAISGLSAHVTGAVVAHTEKPVIGVPCVIRMEGMDALLSMVNMPPGVPVGTMGIDSGANAALFAAEILGLGDSIVKNDLLRFKNNMSYIK
- a CDS encoding glycosyltransferase produces the protein MSWTILMLFLLIASLRTKKKPEDMTVSVIIPAYNESNTIEHVVNTVRSINYVSETIVVDDGSTDDTAEIAETAGAKVIKHSTNKGKGAAIKTGFKKSNGDIAVFLDGDLHTLTVEQVEKIIKPILNGEADITKTKFKREAGRVTELTAKPLLKFFFPELKFDQPLSGQFAAKRSFLNSINLEDDYGVDVGIVLDADVRGMRVKEVDIGKIDHVMSSLSDLNVVATEVVRTIVDRAMEYGRVTMMDSLGKAIRMGILGLSLITLGVFCIFFIRFIPLNLGLVIAGIGAAVAIFYIARIIRMSFKVIRRSEVRFQTIRSFFYMHSPIIVSGLILIAMLTTLLGAVHVDDGKISIQPNSRNLIIWNQPHENQSIDVRGPYTIDSAVENEYGSMRMPQEALNTLELNYGDSIYINDQKYNITSTLPGEDNIIRTPYTARNYLGIQIGDSISDSDLRNVFKNLYVEKALPISDQNITMDQGFIIKTNNEPGRIVNIYVNNQKVATTVGVLKNGTYTIYVDGSKYKTIQFNDQNPNKTYSIYMGNSLIKVEIGDRVPSDMEFAQSDEGKFLNFVST
- the mmp11 gene encoding methanogenesis marker protein 11, coding for MEILKPEDLKEKFKDPWVAPYKKVIAMADGDQVELVEYHPCISGSQWMIYQYKRTSNLVLDSKRDGDKHTYLLKVGKADMELKPSFSAAGIEEVVVEGDEVKVVHAGLAGAGVGAAMCRGMAKGVKRVELYDVGGGSKVGRAAVVTPRMQKLVIGIDDTDTKEEGATWTLANNIGMEMAKMGYEYLDHVTCQLYPHNPNKTQNCVAIALVFAVMPGDRPKIVEKVCDLLKRGTLSDKTAIAVMDGIKVPEKIREYGISAKKSMKTAEEAEKIGEEAGVQFVEVTGREGKIGALAALGLYNDIEEAVKVYY
- the ribH gene encoding 6,7-dimethyl-8-ribityllumazine synthase; amino-acid sequence: MVKVRIGAVVAEFNYDITHMMLELAKEHAKFLDSEVTEVITVPGVFDMPLAVRKLLKQDDIDAVITIGAVIEGSTGHDEIVVQHASRKIADLALDYDKPVALGISGPGMTRLEAHQRVEYAKRAVEAAVKMVERLE